A region of Campylobacter armoricus DNA encodes the following proteins:
- a CDS encoding FxsA family protein, with amino-acid sequence MRFVAKTNISLFLILELIFSIIFIATFGFLNFFMIVFVSMFLGAIFLAKTWTNIITMQNTNMNFFSMIKLFSLTIVGILFLIPGILSTFLGVLLFVFMVVLKIFINQKGKTAYQKNNEDEIIDVEIIQENKK; translated from the coding sequence ATGAGATTTGTCGCAAAAACAAATATTAGTTTATTTTTAATTTTAGAATTAATTTTTAGTATTATTTTTATAGCAACTTTTGGTTTTTTGAATTTTTTTATGATAGTTTTTGTAAGTATGTTTTTAGGTGCTATTTTTTTAGCAAAAACATGGACTAATATTATTACTATGCAAAATACTAATATGAATTTTTTTAGTATGATAAAATTATTTTCTTTAACTATAGTAGGAATTTTATTTTTAATACCTGGAATTTTAAGTACTTTTTTAGGTGTTTTACTTTTTGTTTTTATGGTGGTATTGAAAATTTTTATAAATCAAAAAGGAAAAACAGCATATCAAAAAAACAACGAAGATGAAATTATAGATGTAGAGATTATACAGGAGAATAAAAAATGA
- a CDS encoding proline--tRNA ligase — MKFSKFYAISSKENPKDASLPSHIFLVRGSFVEQIGSGLYNFLPLGKRVLDKIKDIIKEEMDKAGALEVNLSFNTPASLWKESGRFNVFGKELLRFKDRKENDFVLGPTHEEAMVALIRNKITSYKQLPLHLYQIGLKFRDEARPRFGLLRCREFLMKDGYSFHSNEADLDREFNLMHETYSKILTRLGLDFRAVEADSGAIGGSGSKEFMVLAKNGEDDILLCENCDYAANIEAAKRTKKNCKDERPEADFATQFYTPNIKTINELADFFKINPYYTIKAIAKKAIYENEEKIVLFFIRGDDELQEVKALNAANALELADVSEEELEKVGLVPGFIGFVGLNNVDFYIDYELENETNMIIGSNKKDYHLVGINVVNLNKERFKDLCAVKEGDLCPKCQHKLKQSKGIEVGHIFKLGNKYSKAMNASYLDENGKTQFFTMGCYGMGVSRLVAVAIEASHDEKGCIWNKTLTPFALDIIVSNIKDIKAMDFAEKIYTHFKDKEILFDDRNERFGVKINDFELMGFPYALVIGKGLENNEVELIHRKTLEKQILKKEEVISYLEKIL, encoded by the coding sequence ATGAAATTTAGTAAATTTTATGCTATCAGTTCAAAAGAAAACCCAAAAGATGCTAGTTTGCCAAGTCATATTTTTTTAGTTAGAGGTTCTTTTGTAGAACAAATTGGTAGTGGTTTATATAATTTTTTACCACTAGGCAAAAGAGTGCTAGATAAAATCAAAGATATTATTAAAGAAGAGATGGATAAAGCAGGAGCTTTAGAAGTAAATTTAAGCTTTAATACTCCGGCTAGTCTTTGGAAAGAAAGTGGAAGGTTTAATGTCTTTGGTAAGGAGCTTTTGCGTTTTAAAGATAGAAAAGAAAATGATTTTGTCTTAGGACCAACACACGAAGAAGCTATGGTAGCTTTGATAAGAAATAAAATTACTTCCTATAAACAACTACCATTGCATTTATACCAAATAGGACTTAAATTTAGAGATGAAGCTAGACCTAGATTTGGACTTTTAAGATGTAGAGAATTCTTAATGAAAGATGGTTATAGTTTTCATAGCAATGAAGCTGATTTAGATAGAGAATTTAATCTAATGCATGAAACTTATAGCAAAATTTTAACAAGATTAGGACTTGATTTTAGAGCTGTTGAAGCAGATAGTGGGGCTATTGGTGGAAGTGGCTCGAAAGAATTTATGGTATTGGCTAAAAATGGTGAAGATGATATTTTATTATGCGAAAATTGCGACTATGCTGCAAATATTGAAGCAGCAAAAAGAACTAAAAAAAATTGTAAAGATGAAAGACCAGAAGCTGACTTTGCAACACAATTTTATACCCCAAATATAAAAACTATTAATGAATTAGCGGATTTTTTTAAAATCAATCCTTATTACACTATTAAAGCCATTGCTAAAAAAGCTATTTATGAAAATGAAGAAAAAATTGTGCTGTTTTTTATACGCGGTGATGATGAACTTCAAGAAGTAAAAGCTCTAAATGCAGCAAATGCACTAGAGTTAGCTGATGTAAGCGAAGAAGAATTAGAAAAAGTAGGTTTAGTACCAGGATTTATTGGTTTTGTAGGATTAAATAATGTGGATTTTTACATAGATTATGAGCTTGAAAATGAAACAAATATGATTATTGGATCTAATAAAAAAGATTATCATTTAGTCGGAATCAATGTAGTAAATTTAAATAAAGAACGCTTTAAAGATTTATGTGCAGTTAAAGAGGGTGATCTTTGTCCAAAATGTCAGCACAAGCTTAAACAAAGTAAAGGAATAGAAGTAGGGCATATTTTCAAACTTGGAAATAAATACTCAAAAGCAATGAATGCAAGTTACTTAGATGAAAATGGCAAAACGCAATTTTTTACTATGGGCTGTTATGGTATGGGAGTAAGTCGCCTAGTAGCTGTTGCCATAGAAGCAAGTCATGATGAAAAAGGTTGTATTTGGAATAAAACTTTAACCCCTTTTGCTTTAGATATTATAGTTTCTAATATAAAAGATATAAAAGCTATGGATTTTGCTGAAAAAATTTATACTCATTTTAAAGACAAAGAGATTTTATTTGATGATAGAAATGAGCGTTTTGGAGTTAAAATAAATGATTTTGAGCTTATGGGATTTCCTTATGCTTTAGTTATAGGCAAAGGTTTAGAAAATAACGAAGTAGAGCTAATCCATAGAAAAACCTTAGAAAAACAAATTTTAAAAAAAGAAGAAGTAATTTCATACTTAGAGAAGATTTTATGA
- the hemA gene encoding glutamyl-tRNA reductase codes for MHYYCVSFTHKNTDIATREKLSFSSEDKKRELLKLIHSNNKILESLILSTCNRVEIFLFTGELDKLNEHIINTLCLLCGVDKNELSAKADFYEDSGAIHHLFSVASSLDSLVIGETQIAGQLKDAYKFSLQEQKCGVHITRAIHYAFKCAAKVRNQTEISKNPISVASVAVAKAKELLNLENKTIVVVGAGEMSELACKHLLNAKAKVLILNRDIQNAKKLSETLGEDVSYESIANLKEALNKYEVFFSATNAPHAIITSDLLEEKDFKRYFFDIAVPRDIDIKMSEKNIVYAVDDLEEVVRKNLTLREHQAQIAYSIVGVMTNDFFQHLSKLATLPLVKQLRLRADEIAKEQLQKAIKKGYLKHTNHEEARKLINQVMNVFLHHPSVNLKKLSGTMQNDSVVNAMRYVFDLKNENLEGLNSYKCEFSLENHNEI; via the coding sequence ATGCATTATTATTGTGTTAGTTTTACACATAAAAATACAGATATTGCTACTAGAGAAAAACTTTCCTTTTCTAGCGAAGATAAAAAACGAGAATTGCTAAAACTTATTCATTCTAATAATAAAATTTTAGAAAGTTTAATACTTAGTACATGTAATAGGGTGGAAATTTTTCTTTTTACCGGAGAGCTTGATAAACTTAACGAACATATTATAAATACACTTTGCCTGCTTTGTGGAGTTGATAAGAATGAATTAAGTGCTAAGGCAGACTTTTATGAAGATAGTGGAGCAATCCATCATCTTTTTTCTGTAGCAAGTTCTTTAGATAGTTTAGTTATAGGTGAAACACAAATTGCTGGACAATTAAAAGATGCTTATAAGTTTTCTTTACAAGAACAAAAATGTGGCGTTCATATTACTCGTGCTATACATTATGCTTTTAAATGTGCAGCTAAGGTTAGAAATCAAACTGAAATTTCTAAAAATCCTATTTCTGTTGCTTCTGTTGCTGTTGCAAAAGCTAAAGAACTTTTAAATTTAGAAAATAAAACTATAGTAGTTGTTGGCGCAGGAGAAATGAGTGAATTAGCCTGTAAGCATCTTTTAAATGCAAAAGCAAAAGTTTTAATTTTAAATAGAGATATACAAAATGCAAAAAAACTCAGCGAAACATTAGGTGAAGATGTAAGTTATGAAAGTATAGCAAATTTAAAAGAGGCATTAAATAAATACGAAGTATTTTTTAGCGCTACAAATGCTCCACATGCCATTATAACAAGTGATTTGTTAGAAGAAAAAGATTTTAAACGATATTTTTTTGATATAGCAGTTCCTAGAGATATTGATATAAAGATGAGTGAAAAAAATATTGTCTATGCTGTTGATGATTTAGAAGAAGTTGTAAGAAAAAATTTAACCCTAAGAGAGCATCAAGCTCAAATTGCATATTCTATAGTAGGTGTTATGACAAATGATTTTTTTCAACATTTAAGTAAATTAGCAACTTTACCTTTAGTAAAACAACTACGCTTACGGGCTGATGAAATTGCTAAAGAGCAATTGCAAAAAGCCATAAAAAAAGGTTATTTAAAACACACAAATCACGAAGAAGCTAGAAAACTTATAAACCAAGTGATGAATGTATTTTTACATCATCCTAGTGTTAATTTAAAAAAATTAAGTGGAACTATGCAAAATGATTCTGTTGTAAATGCTATGCGTTATGTTTTTGATTTAAAAAATGAAAATTTAGAAGGTTTAAATTCTTATAAATGTGAATTTAGTTTGGAGAATCACAATGAAATTTAG
- a CDS encoding polyprenyl synthetase family protein gives MQKIDQYMHEFLSELNYEPIITMSLNLQGGKKLRSKLLLKIAGESEINYKICAIIELIHAASLLHDDVIDEAKLRRGVKSINAQFGAKNAIMLGDILYSKAFYELSLIDLKLAKIISNAVVKLSIGELMDVNLSNNFNTNENAYMDMIYNKTAVLIEASAKCGAILANLNEDDFALYGKNLGLAFQIVDDLLDIKADEQTLGKPVMNDFKEGKTTLAYIYLYEKLNTQEQEKLKSYYKKQLNDDEIVWIKTKMQECKIFDKINDKLKFYSKNALDTIKKYNIKDLEDIIKNMIEREF, from the coding sequence GTGCAAAAGATTGATCAATATATGCATGAATTTTTATCCGAATTAAACTACGAACCTATCATAACAATGAGTTTAAATCTACAAGGCGGTAAAAAATTACGCTCTAAACTTCTTTTAAAAATAGCTGGAGAAAGTGAGATTAACTATAAAATTTGTGCCATTATAGAATTAATTCATGCTGCGAGTTTATTACATGATGATGTAATTGATGAAGCTAAGCTTAGAAGAGGAGTAAAATCTATCAATGCACAATTTGGTGCAAAAAATGCTATTATGCTAGGAGATATTTTATACTCAAAAGCTTTTTATGAGTTATCTTTAATAGATTTAAAATTAGCTAAAATTATCTCAAACGCAGTTGTGAAGCTTTCCATAGGTGAATTGATGGATGTAAATTTGAGTAATAATTTTAATACCAATGAAAATGCTTATATGGATATGATTTATAATAAAACTGCTGTTTTGATTGAAGCAAGTGCAAAATGTGGAGCCATACTTGCAAATTTAAATGAAGATGATTTTGCTCTTTATGGTAAAAATTTGGGTTTAGCATTTCAAATAGTAGATGATCTTTTAGATATTAAAGCTGATGAGCAAACTCTAGGTAAGCCTGTTATGAATGACTTTAAAGAAGGTAAAACTACACTTGCTTATATATATTTATATGAAAAATTAAATACCCAAGAGCAAGAAAAACTAAAAAGTTACTATAAAAAACAATTAAATGATGATGAAATTGTTTGGATTAAAACCAAAATGCAAGAATGCAAAATTTTCGATAAGATTAATGATAAATTAAAATTTTATTCCAAAAACGCATTAGATACTATAAAAAAATATAATATAAAAGATTTAGAAGATATTATTAAAAATATGATAGAAAGGGAATTTTAA
- a CDS encoding exporting protein has protein sequence MRLVFSLILLCIFVKAEVFFDYTYKFTLSKDEKASVKIKEIDYPDETYYFDFSWTLFDFTNIIVHSKYKKYPRQFVMSLRRNLNWVDQTLIPDYKNPHIDRARLILEFSDFKKGEAVFTVYIEDKDKRLEVKFLDPRKATLNQN, from the coding sequence TTGCGTTTAGTTTTTTCTCTAATTTTGTTGTGTATTTTTGTTAAAGCAGAAGTGTTTTTTGATTATACTTATAAATTTACCTTAAGTAAAGATGAAAAAGCAAGTGTAAAAATAAAAGAAATTGACTATCCTGATGAAACTTATTATTTTGATTTTTCATGGACTTTGTTTGATTTTACCAATATTATTGTTCATTCAAAATATAAAAAATATCCTAGACAATTTGTAATGTCTTTAAGAAGAAATTTAAATTGGGTAGATCAAACCTTGATACCTGATTATAAAAATCCTCACATAGATAGAGCAAGATTAATACTTGAATTTAGTGATTTTAAAAAAGGTGAAGCTGTTTTTACGGTATATATAGAAGATAAAGATAAAAGATTGGAAGTGAAATTTTTAGATCCTAGAAAAGCAACTCTTAACCAAAACTAA
- a CDS encoding DUF2018 family protein, whose amino-acid sequence MDIFDEMFAKNPKEKFLETIKYANLGALENVMEKLLADHIAMIELLEKNKISEADVAQFKMENSLLIDERKNDFYIGLSAEILSHEG is encoded by the coding sequence ATGGATATTTTTGATGAAATGTTTGCAAAAAATCCTAAAGAAAAATTTCTAGAAACAATAAAATACGCAAATTTAGGTGCTTTAGAAAATGTAATGGAAAAACTACTAGCTGATCACATTGCTATGATAGAACTTTTGGAAAAAAATAAAATTAGCGAAGCAGATGTAGCGCAGTTTAAAATGGAAAATTCTCTTTTAATTGATGAGAGAAAGAATGATTTTTATATCGGCTTAAGTGCTGAAATTTTAAGTCATGAAGGTTAA
- a CDS encoding HAD family hydrolase yields the protein MINVIFDMDGTLIDSANAIVCAVNEIRADLNLTPLKREFILDTINTPGQNYAKIFYGVDTYSHTSFKEGYEKYFIKHYNQSVVLFDGVLDVLEFCKKNECYLAIATNAPQESLVPILKKQNIHSYFDKILGVSYGIEAKPDPMMLRLITDEAKYEKSLFIGDSLKDRLCAKNAKMDYIHVSWHKEIKDLDEANDKTTLIEKIQTYIKG from the coding sequence TTGATAAATGTAATTTTTGATATGGATGGCACACTTATAGATAGTGCTAATGCTATTGTTTGTGCGGTAAATGAAATAAGAGCTGATTTAAATTTGACACCATTAAAAAGAGAGTTTATTTTAGATACTATAAACACCCCAGGACAAAATTATGCTAAGATTTTTTATGGGGTTGATACTTATTCACATACCAGCTTTAAAGAAGGCTATGAGAAATATTTTATAAAACACTATAATCAAAGTGTAGTACTTTTTGATGGTGTGCTTGATGTATTAGAATTTTGCAAAAAAAATGAATGTTATTTAGCCATAGCTACTAATGCACCACAAGAAAGTTTAGTGCCTATTTTAAAAAAACAAAATATTCATTCTTATTTTGACAAAATTTTAGGTGTTAGTTATGGTATAGAAGCTAAACCTGATCCTATGATGTTAAGATTAATTACAGATGAAGCAAAATATGAAAAAAGTCTTTTTATAGGCGATAGTTTAAAAGATAGACTTTGTGCTAAAAATGCTAAAATGGATTATATACATGTTTCTTGGCATAAAGAGATAAAAGATTTAGATGAAGCAAATGATAAAACTACTTTAATAGAAAAAATTCAAACTTATATAAAAGGTTAA
- a CDS encoding cation:proton antiporter, with amino-acid sequence MEDFLNIFLIAVAFAVILNVILKKFGIPTIIGYIATGLFVREFYGFGTNEIIIHVAEFGIVFLMFTIGLEFSFKHLLAMKKEVFLNGSLQMLTCGLVCTLLVTYILGVTSHIAMIAGFALALSSTAIVLKILNDSGDINEEYGRKALGILLFQDIAVIPLLLMIDIFSSQNADISKLIFTTIISAIILLVLLYFIGKYLFTYILKFIIKTNANEIFIATILFTVIGASFLAHTFGFSYSLGAFIAGALIAETKYKHKIEADLIPFRDLLLGFFFISVGLQIDFHIVFENWFLIFVFVALVLFVKFVVIYGLLALYTRKRVALKTALSISQIGEFALAVFSLMQVKSLLDEKTAQIFIIVSIITMVATPFILNNLRKIANAAETEQNDMAKFYLCDQKMKDHFIIFGYARLGQEVVQKIKKTGIPYLVLESDLNLVELGRSRNENVFFANVAQVETLKIANIEECSVAIITINNEAKLDMLYQVLLNLKKPIQTVLKTSGMGAKIIFPHTDKHLHIIDAEASIARNLVQEALQCRINTSAAE; translated from the coding sequence GTGGAAGATTTTTTAAATATCTTTTTAATAGCAGTAGCTTTTGCCGTAATTTTAAATGTAATTTTAAAAAAATTTGGGATACCAACAATTATAGGCTATATAGCTACAGGATTGTTTGTTCGTGAATTCTATGGTTTTGGCACAAATGAAATAATCATACATGTGGCTGAATTTGGCATAGTCTTTTTAATGTTTACCATAGGGCTTGAATTTTCTTTCAAGCATCTTTTAGCTATGAAAAAAGAAGTATTTTTAAATGGTAGCTTGCAAATGCTAACTTGTGGCTTAGTTTGCACTTTATTAGTTACTTATATTTTAGGAGTTACAAGCCATATAGCTATGATAGCAGGTTTTGCTTTAGCTTTATCATCTACTGCGATAGTATTAAAAATTTTAAACGATAGTGGAGATATTAACGAAGAGTATGGTAGAAAGGCTTTAGGAATTTTACTTTTTCAAGATATTGCCGTAATACCACTACTATTAATGATTGATATATTTAGTTCGCAAAATGCAGATATTTCAAAACTTATATTTACCACTATAATTAGTGCTATTATTTTACTTGTTTTGCTTTATTTTATCGGTAAATATCTTTTTACTTATATTTTAAAATTTATCATCAAAACAAATGCGAATGAAATTTTTATAGCCACTATACTTTTTACTGTTATAGGTGCAAGTTTTCTAGCTCATACTTTTGGTTTTTCTTATTCTCTTGGAGCTTTTATAGCAGGAGCTTTGATAGCAGAAACTAAATACAAACATAAAATCGAAGCAGATTTAATTCCATTTAGGGATTTGCTTTTAGGATTTTTCTTCATAAGTGTTGGTTTGCAGATTGATTTTCATATAGTTTTTGAAAATTGGTTTTTGATTTTTGTTTTTGTTGCTTTGGTTTTGTTTGTGAAATTTGTTGTTATTTATGGACTTTTAGCGCTTTATACAAGAAAAAGAGTAGCTCTTAAAACAGCGTTGAGTATTTCGCAAATTGGAGAATTTGCCTTAGCGGTTTTTTCACTTATGCAAGTAAAATCACTTTTAGATGAAAAAACAGCACAAATTTTTATTATAGTTTCTATTATAACTATGGTAGCAACACCTTTCATTTTAAATAATCTTAGAAAAATAGCAAATGCTGCTGAGACTGAACAAAATGATATGGCTAAATTTTATCTATGTGATCAAAAAATGAAAGATCATTTTATTATTTTTGGTTATGCAAGATTGGGGCAAGAAGTAGTTCAAAAGATTAAAAAAACAGGGATTCCTTATTTGGTTTTAGAAAGTGATTTAAATTTAGTTGAATTAGGTCGTAGTAGAAATGAAAATGTATTTTTTGCAAATGTTGCTCAAGTTGAAACTTTGAAAATAGCTAATATTGAAGAATGTTCAGTTGCTATTATAACTATTAACAACGAAGCAAAACTTGATATGCTTTATCAAGTTTTATTAAATCTTAAAAAACCTATACAAACTGTGTTAAAAACCAGTGGAATGGGTGCTAAAATTATTTTTCCACATACGGATAAACATTTGCATATTATAGATGCAGAAGCTTCTATAGCTAGAAATTTAGTTCAAGAAGCTTTACAATGTAGAATTAATACAAGTGCAGCAGAATGA
- a CDS encoding heat shock protein transcriptional repressor HspR — translation MEHSYDEPVYLISVVAKVLSIHPQTLRQYEKEGLVEPSRTDGKMRLYSQKDIDRIKMILRLTRDLGVNLAGVDVILKLKTKIDEFENTIEELRLELDRRDNPSKSRAVVKHRSNFDLIFLEK, via the coding sequence ATGGAACATAGTTATGATGAGCCAGTGTATTTAATAAGTGTAGTGGCTAAGGTTTTAAGTATCCATCCACAAACTCTAAGACAATATGAAAAAGAAGGTTTAGTAGAACCTAGTAGAACAGATGGTAAAATGAGGCTTTACTCTCAAAAAGATATAGATAGGATTAAAATGATTTTGCGTTTAACTAGAGATCTTGGAGTAAATTTAGCAGGTGTTGATGTGATTTTAAAACTTAAAACCAAAATAGATGAGTTTGAAAATACTATAGAAGAATTAAGACTAGAACTTGATAGAAGAGATAATCCTTCTAAGTCAAGAGCGGTGGTAAAACATAGAAGCAATTTTGATTTAATTTTTTTAGAAAAATAA
- a CDS encoding DnaJ C-terminal domain-containing protein: MSNSLYDTLGVSKNATADEIKKAYRKLARQYHPDINKESGAEEKFKEINAAYEILSDEKKRAQYDRYGDSMFGGQSFHDFSRNAGGADINDILNNIFSGGFGGFGRGFSSSNNFSGGFGGFGGFEEDLDLQASVKIPFEKGILGGEHLINISNEQVKIKIPHGIKDGEKLRIRGKGKGFQGQRGDLILKVELEKSDEYERDDDDLYKKIEISLKSALFGDKISIKTPRKEVKITIPPNSKNNQKIRLKGYGVQNRKTDIYGDLYLILNVKLPDINTLDPDFVKILEEKLPKE, from the coding sequence ATGAGTAATAGTTTATATGATACTTTAGGCGTTTCTAAAAATGCCACTGCAGATGAAATAAAAAAAGCATATAGAAAATTAGCAAGACAATATCACCCAGATATTAATAAAGAAAGTGGAGCTGAAGAAAAATTTAAAGAAATTAATGCTGCTTATGAAATTTTAAGTGATGAGAAAAAAAGAGCTCAATATGATAGATATGGAGATTCTATGTTTGGTGGGCAAAGTTTTCATGATTTTTCAAGAAATGCAGGTGGAGCTGATATAAACGATATTTTAAATAATATTTTTAGTGGTGGTTTTGGGGGATTTGGTAGAGGTTTTAGCTCTAGCAATAATTTTAGTGGTGGTTTTGGAGGATTTGGTGGTTTTGAAGAAGATTTAGATTTGCAAGCTAGCGTAAAAATTCCTTTTGAAAAAGGAATTTTGGGTGGTGAACATCTGATAAATATTAGCAATGAACAAGTTAAAATTAAAATTCCTCATGGTATTAAAGATGGTGAAAAATTACGCATAAGAGGCAAAGGAAAAGGTTTTCAAGGACAAAGAGGGGATTTGATTTTAAAAGTTGAACTTGAAAAAAGTGATGAATATGAAAGAGATGATGATGATTTATATAAAAAAATAGAAATCAGCCTAAAATCAGCACTATTTGGAGATAAGATTAGTATCAAAACTCCAAGAAAAGAAGTGAAAATCACTATTCCACCAAATTCAAAAAACAATCAAAAAATAAGATTAAAAGGATATGGAGTGCAAAATAGAAAAACAGATATATATGGAGATTTATATTTAATTTTAAATGTTAAATTACCTGATATAAATACTTTAGATCCTGATTTTGTAAAAATATTAGAAGAGAAACTACCAAAGGAGTAA
- a CDS encoding DegQ family serine endoprotease — translation MKKSIILSLMVASSLFSVNINFKQAEDNIQRSLPTNNSNTILSYHDSIQKVKNSVVNISTTKTVRNNSFGIDDFFNDPYFKQFFGFDFPQIPKNKKNKEKEVVSSLGSGVIISNDGYIITNNHVIEGAEKITVNLPDSSMEYKAKLIGADPKTDLAVIKIDAKNLPAVTFADSDKLLEGDVVFALGNPFGVGSSVTSGIISALNKNNIGLNQYENFIQTDASINPGNSGGALVDSRGALVGINSAILSRSGGNNGIGFAIPSNMAKSIAQKLIEHGKIERGYLGVVIGALTQDIKKAYTNQEGALITEVQKDSAAYNAGLKRGDLIIKVDKTAIKSPMDLKNYIGSIDPKQAIELTYERDNKIKTTKFMLKTDETSLQYEKGYIDGLKLVELNSKNKQQYRIPENISGILITEVTPKSKAEKIGFEQGDIIIGIDQYEVSNFEELNKALQLNKGKEYVKIWINRGGLVRALLF, via the coding sequence ATGAAAAAATCAATAATTTTATCTTTAATGGTAGCTTCTAGTCTTTTTAGTGTTAATATTAACTTTAAACAAGCTGAAGATAATATACAAAGATCTTTGCCAACAAATAATTCAAACACTATACTTTCTTATCATGATTCTATACAAAAAGTTAAAAATTCAGTTGTTAATATCTCAACAACTAAAACAGTGAGAAATAATTCTTTTGGGATTGATGATTTTTTTAATGATCCTTATTTTAAACAATTCTTTGGGTTTGATTTTCCTCAAATTCCTAAAAATAAAAAAAATAAAGAAAAAGAAGTAGTAAGTTCTCTTGGCTCTGGAGTAATTATTTCAAATGATGGTTATATTATCACAAACAATCATGTTATAGAAGGAGCAGAAAAAATAACCGTAAATTTACCTGATTCTAGTATGGAATATAAAGCAAAATTAATCGGAGCTGATCCTAAAACAGATTTGGCTGTGATTAAAATTGATGCTAAAAATTTACCTGCTGTTACTTTTGCTGATTCTGATAAGTTGTTAGAAGGTGATGTAGTATTTGCTTTAGGCAATCCTTTTGGGGTAGGAAGCAGTGTAACAAGTGGAATAATTTCGGCTTTAAATAAAAACAACATAGGTTTAAATCAATATGAAAATTTCATTCAAACTGATGCTTCTATTAACCCTGGAAATTCAGGAGGAGCCTTGGTAGATAGCAGAGGTGCTTTGGTTGGAATTAATTCAGCTATACTTTCAAGAAGTGGAGGAAATAATGGTATAGGTTTTGCAATTCCTTCTAATATGGCAAAATCTATTGCACAAAAACTTATCGAACATGGCAAGATTGAAAGAGGATATTTAGGCGTAGTCATAGGAGCTTTAACTCAAGATATTAAAAAAGCTTACACTAATCAAGAAGGTGCTTTAATCACCGAAGTACAAAAAGATTCAGCTGCGTATAATGCTGGTTTAAAAAGAGGTGATTTGATAATCAAAGTAGATAAAACTGCGATTAAAAGTCCTATGGATTTGAAAAATTACATAGGAAGTATTGATCCAAAACAAGCCATAGAATTAACTTATGAAAGAGATAACAAAATTAAAACAACTAAATTTATGTTAAAAACTGATGAAACATCATTACAATACGAAAAAGGTTATATTGATGGTTTAAAATTAGTAGAATTAAATTCTAAAAATAAACAACAATACCGCATACCTGAAAATATTAGTGGTATTTTAATCACCGAAGTCACTCCAAAATCAAAAGCTGAAAAAATAGGTTTTGAACAAGGTGATATCATCATAGGTATAGATCAATATGAAGTTTCAAATTTTGAAGAATTAAACAAGGCTTTACAATTGAATAAAGGCAAAGAATATGTTAAAATTTGGATTAACAGAGGTGGGCTTGTAAGAGCATTACTTTTCTAA
- a CDS encoding response regulator transcription factor, with product MTNILMIEDDLELAEIIAEYLEQFDMKVDIAHEPYIGLSRLALNPYDLIILDLSLPGLDGLEVCEEIRKKYDTPIIISSARHDISDKVAALDLGADDYLPKPYNPQELQARIKSHLRRISNTKTAQTQVKKDLVYDKYKHTITMKDQEINFTNAEFDILSYLIKKEGGVVSREELVYNCSSISEDSSNKSIDVIISRIRQKIGDDPKTPKYIHSIRGIGYKLTQ from the coding sequence ATGACAAATATTTTAATGATAGAAGATGATTTAGAATTGGCTGAAATTATTGCTGAATATTTAGAGCAATTTGATATGAAAGTAGATATTGCTCATGAGCCTTATATAGGTCTTTCAAGACTTGCTTTAAATCCTTATGATTTAATCATTTTAGATTTAAGTTTGCCTGGTCTTGATGGGCTTGAAGTTTGTGAAGAAATTCGTAAAAAATACGATACACCTATTATTATTTCAAGTGCAAGACATGATATTAGCGATAAAGTTGCTGCACTTGATTTAGGTGCTGATGATTATCTACCAAAACCATACAACCCTCAAGAACTTCAAGCAAGGATTAAAAGTCATTTAAGAAGAATTTCTAATACTAAAACCGCACAAACTCAAGTTAAAAAAGATCTTGTATATGATAAATATAAACATACAATTACTATGAAAGATCAAGAAATTAATTTTACAAATGCTGAATTTGATATTTTAAGTTATTTAATCAAAAAAGAAGGTGGAGTGGTAAGTCGTGAAGAACTTGTATATAATTGTAGTTCTATTAGCGAGGATTCTAGTAATAAAAGTATAGATGTAATTATTAGTAGAATTAGACAAAAAATTGGTGATGATCCCAAAACTCCAAAATATATCCATTCTATTAGAGGCATAGGATATAAATTAACTCAATGA